In Conger conger chromosome 12, fConCon1.1, whole genome shotgun sequence, one DNA window encodes the following:
- the LOC133142360 gene encoding dnaJ homolog subfamily B member 5-like isoform X1 has protein sequence MVLIWTQFGLKHKNLKCKVRVIHRNDSWIMGQARVVPEVHCLSIKAMGKDYYKTLGVPSGSNEDEIKKAYRKMALKFHPDKNKDANAEEKFKEIAEAYEVLSDPKKRTIYDQYGEEGLKAGGSGPTGGQGNTYHYTFHGDPHATFASFFGGSNPFDIFFSSGRTRGNGFGDHEIDIEVDGDEDPFNAFGRFGFNGVNGFHHGAGPGRRHHAEALHGRRKLQDPPVMHDLRVSLEEIFHGCTKRMKITRRRLNPDGRTLRTEDKILNIVIKKGWKEGTKITFPKEGDETPENIPADIAFILKDKGHPHFKRDSSNIIYIAKISLKEALCGFTVNIPTLDNRVIPLPCSDVIKPGAVRRLRGEGLPFPRCPSQRGDLVVEFQVRFPDRIPPQSREIIKQNLPVS, from the exons ATGGTATTGATTTGGACTCAGTTTGGTTTGAAACACAAAAACCTTAAATGTAAGGTTCGTGTTATACACAGAAATGACAGCTGGATAATGGGG CAAGCACGGGTGGTCCCAGAAGTGCACTGTCTGTCCATCAAGGCCATGGGGAAAGACTATTACAAAACGTTGGGCGTCCCATCTGGCTCCAATGAGGATGAGATTAAGAAGGCTTACAGGAAGATGGCCCTCAAGTTCCACCCAGACAAAAACAAGGATGCCAACGCTGAGGAGAAGTTCAAGGAGATCGCTGAAGCCTACGAAGTGTTGAGCGACCCAAAGAAGAGAACGATCTATGACCAGTATGGAGAGGAAG GTCTCAAAGCTGGAGGGAGTGGACCAACCGGAGGGCAGGGGAACACGTATCACTACACCTTCCACGGGGACCCCCATGCTACATTCGCCTCCTTTTTTGGGGGGTCTAACCCCTTTGACATCTTCTTCAGTTCGGGACGCACCCGGGGCAACGGCTTTGGTGACCACGAAATTGACATTGAAGTAGACGGAGACGAAGACCCTTTCAATGCTTTTGGCCGGTTCGGCTTTAACGGTGTCAACGGTTTTCACCACGGTGCCGGGCCCGGCAGGCGGCACCACGCAGAGGCCCTTCACGGCCGTCGCAAGCTCCAGGACCCGCCAGTCATGCACGACCTGCGCGTCTCCCTGGAGGAGATTTTCCACGGCTGCACCAAGCGCATGAAGATCACTCGGCGCCGCCTGAACCCTGACGGCAGGACCCTGCGCACGGAGGACAAGATCCTCAACATCGTCATCAAGAAGGGCTGGAAGGAGGGCACCAAGATCACCTTCCCCAAAGAGGGCGACGAGACGCCGGAGAACATCCCTGCCGACATCGCCTTCATCCTCAAGGACAAAGGGCACCCACACTTCAAGAGAGACAGTTCCAATATCATCTACATCGCCAAGATCAGTCTTAAAGAG GCTTTGTGTGGCTTCACggtgaacattcccaccctcgaCAACAGAGTGATTCCCCTTCCGTGCAGTGACGTCATCAAGCCGGGCGCAGTCAGGAGGCTACGAGGGGAGGGACTGCCGTTCCCCAGGTGCCCCTCGCAGCGAGGAGACTTGGTAGTGGAGTTCCAGGTGCGCTTCCCAGACAGGATACCCCCACAGTCAAGAGAAATCATTAAACAGAACCTGCCCGTGTCTTAG
- the LOC133142360 gene encoding dnaJ homolog subfamily B member 5-like isoform X2, whose protein sequence is MGKDYYKTLGVPSGSNEDEIKKAYRKMALKFHPDKNKDANAEEKFKEIAEAYEVLSDPKKRTIYDQYGEEGLKAGGSGPTGGQGNTYHYTFHGDPHATFASFFGGSNPFDIFFSSGRTRGNGFGDHEIDIEVDGDEDPFNAFGRFGFNGVNGFHHGAGPGRRHHAEALHGRRKLQDPPVMHDLRVSLEEIFHGCTKRMKITRRRLNPDGRTLRTEDKILNIVIKKGWKEGTKITFPKEGDETPENIPADIAFILKDKGHPHFKRDSSNIIYIAKISLKEALCGFTVNIPTLDNRVIPLPCSDVIKPGAVRRLRGEGLPFPRCPSQRGDLVVEFQVRFPDRIPPQSREIIKQNLPVS, encoded by the exons ATGGGGAAAGACTATTACAAAACGTTGGGCGTCCCATCTGGCTCCAATGAGGATGAGATTAAGAAGGCTTACAGGAAGATGGCCCTCAAGTTCCACCCAGACAAAAACAAGGATGCCAACGCTGAGGAGAAGTTCAAGGAGATCGCTGAAGCCTACGAAGTGTTGAGCGACCCAAAGAAGAGAACGATCTATGACCAGTATGGAGAGGAAG GTCTCAAAGCTGGAGGGAGTGGACCAACCGGAGGGCAGGGGAACACGTATCACTACACCTTCCACGGGGACCCCCATGCTACATTCGCCTCCTTTTTTGGGGGGTCTAACCCCTTTGACATCTTCTTCAGTTCGGGACGCACCCGGGGCAACGGCTTTGGTGACCACGAAATTGACATTGAAGTAGACGGAGACGAAGACCCTTTCAATGCTTTTGGCCGGTTCGGCTTTAACGGTGTCAACGGTTTTCACCACGGTGCCGGGCCCGGCAGGCGGCACCACGCAGAGGCCCTTCACGGCCGTCGCAAGCTCCAGGACCCGCCAGTCATGCACGACCTGCGCGTCTCCCTGGAGGAGATTTTCCACGGCTGCACCAAGCGCATGAAGATCACTCGGCGCCGCCTGAACCCTGACGGCAGGACCCTGCGCACGGAGGACAAGATCCTCAACATCGTCATCAAGAAGGGCTGGAAGGAGGGCACCAAGATCACCTTCCCCAAAGAGGGCGACGAGACGCCGGAGAACATCCCTGCCGACATCGCCTTCATCCTCAAGGACAAAGGGCACCCACACTTCAAGAGAGACAGTTCCAATATCATCTACATCGCCAAGATCAGTCTTAAAGAG GCTTTGTGTGGCTTCACggtgaacattcccaccctcgaCAACAGAGTGATTCCCCTTCCGTGCAGTGACGTCATCAAGCCGGGCGCAGTCAGGAGGCTACGAGGGGAGGGACTGCCGTTCCCCAGGTGCCCCTCGCAGCGAGGAGACTTGGTAGTGGAGTTCCAGGTGCGCTTCCCAGACAGGATACCCCCACAGTCAAGAGAAATCATTAAACAGAACCTGCCCGTGTCTTAG